From one Triticum aestivum cultivar Chinese Spring chromosome 4B, IWGSC CS RefSeq v2.1, whole genome shotgun sequence genomic stretch:
- the LOC123089449 gene encoding uncharacterized protein, with amino-acid sequence MYRLNLLRRAIALCFFYHAFQARGVRFFPTIEEENNSLSKDFVHGSAKQILKSLKSNSTEALTSGQGSSSWDDPYFVAHLTHSGGPNDNYYGLHAIMDVYGHELKHGQWSSTTFWINHAGHGNKSSYNAIQVGWHINPDRYGDSHPHFYTRWTRDNYDATGCYNMDCPGYIRVDGAVIAPGDAIHPVSNVPNGPRQSITLRVLKDKKSGDWWVYYGFNKIPTGVGYFPRSLFSYLAEKADGMQFGAFVKSKKALPTPPMGSGALPNGGKGRAASFTDIRFIDQDGNSRPIKEDLPMFVTDKKCHSITRIDHAVCFYGGPGGCMR; translated from the exons ATGTATAGGCTTAATCTACTTCGACGAGCAATTGCCTTATGTTTCTTTTATCATGCTTTTCAAGCTAGAGGTGTTCGGTTCTTCCCTACCATTGAAGAG GAAAATAATTCATTGTCCAAAGATTTTGTCCATGGTTCAGCCAAACAAATTCTCAAAAGTTTGAAGTCAAACTCCACTGAAGCACTAACTTCAGGGCAAGGTTCTAGTTCATGGGATGATCCCTAT TTTGTGGCACACCTAACACATTCTGGAGGTCCTAATGACAACTACTATGGCTTACATGCCATCATGGATGTGTATGGACACGAACTAAAACATGGCCAATGGAGTTCGACTACTTTTTGGATTAATCATGCAGGACATGGTAATAAATCAAGCTATAATGCGATTCAAGTTGGCTGGCAT ATTAATCCAGATCGCTACGGCGACTCACATCCTCACTTCTACACCCGTTGGACG AGAGATAATTATGATGCAACCGGCTGCTACAACATGGACTGCCCTGGTTACATACGGGTAGATGGCGCTGTTATAGCTCCTGGTGATGCTATACATCCAGTTTCTAATGTCCCTAATGGACCTAGACAAAGTATCACTCTAAGGGTGCTAAAG GACAAAAAAAGTGGAGATTGGTGGGTGTATTACGGCTTCAATAAAATCCCGACAGGCGTGGGATACTTCCCAAGGTCGTTGTTCAGCTACTTAGCAGAAAAGGCGGACGGAATGCAATTTGGTGCATTTGTTAAATCTAAAAAAGCACTTCCAACTCCTCCAATGGGCAGTGGTGCCCTCCCAAATGGTGGTAAGGGTCGCGCCGCATCATTCACAGACATCAGATTCATTGACCAGGATGGAAATAGTAGACCAATCAAGGAAGACCTACCCATGTTTGTTACTGATAAAAAATGCCACTCTATCACCCGTATTGATCATGCTGTATGCTTTTATGGTGGTCCTGGAGGTTGTATGAGATAA